One genomic window of Dermacentor andersoni chromosome 8, qqDerAnde1_hic_scaffold, whole genome shotgun sequence includes the following:
- the LOC129383603 gene encoding uncharacterized protein yields MPMSRVAYGCSSRDSPSKTVRVFRFPWVKRDRQRREAWIRAVKRQHAQGRPWQPSAASRLRGKHFVTGAHSLSPRHPDFIPTLFVYTDQFRKKDVVDRHVRTAARSKRKTGALPTAGTEVSGQGGTCKGHSDGEGSRHILCSGCRAACNIPNAH; encoded by the exons ATGCCAATGTCTCGTGTCGCGTACGGCTGCAGTTCACGTGACAGTCCCAGCAAGACAGTGCGGGTTTTCCGATTTCCGTGGGTAAAACGGGATCGACAGCGCCGTGAAGCCTGGATTAGGGCTGTGAAGCGGCAACATGCGCAAGGGCGTCCATGGCAGCCGTCAGCAGCATCTCGACTCCGCGGGAAgcactttgtgacag GGGCGCATTCGCTGTCACCCAGACATCCGGACTTCATACCGACGCTGTTCGTGTACACAGACCAGTTCAGAAAGAAGGACGTGGTCGACCGTCATGTTCGTACCGCGGCGCGTTCCAAGAGGAAAACAGGCGCTCTACCAACAGCAG GTACAGAGGTTTCAGGTCAAGGAGGAACTTGTAAAGGTCACAGTGATGGGGAAGGAAGCAGACACATCCTGTGTTCAGG GTGCAGAGCTGCTTGCAACATCCCCAATGCTCACTGA